The following proteins are co-located in the Microplitis demolitor isolate Queensland-Clemson2020A chromosome 5, iyMicDemo2.1a, whole genome shotgun sequence genome:
- the LOC103579500 gene encoding cyclin-dependent kinase 14 isoform X1, whose amino-acid sequence MYCQDKGSATSKGKEGGTVTMRDKKNGALSRVQKLKKRLSHSFGRLSISKEEADDVANRGPLPYNGFSEEFLDRLERNGNVSGDKDRRYAKSITSSSISHVSEWSGVGDHDRVHRQLSVSSDSKLLDEDIREEARVILRPRRPPRPKSEVFLGPDPGPRRTKRFSAFGGDSPFGKSEGYIKLEQLGEGSYATVFKGYSHLAEQVVALKEIRLQEEEGAPFTAIREASLLKELKHSNIVTLHDIIHTRETLTFVFEYVHTDLSQYMAKYGSGGLDPRNVRLFLFQLLRGLAYCHRRKVLHRDVKPQNLLISELGELKLADFGLARAKSVPSHTYSHEVVTLWYRPPDVLLGSTEYSTSLDMWGVGCIFVEMLTGVPTFPGVRCTYDQLDKIFKILGTPTEETWPGVTRLPGYKPHRLAFYPIRKLGLSFPKLYDVAQGDIMASSLLQLNPDERVDAEEALRHPYFSSLPRKLYELPDEVSIFSVEGIYLHTETGDTYMDSRHTALKT is encoded by the exons CAATATCAAAAGAAGAGGCTGACGATGTAGCCAATAGAGGGCCGCTTCCGTACAATGGATTTTCGGAAGAATTTTTGGATCGTTTGGAGCGAAATGGTAACGTTTCTGGTGACAAAGACCGTCGTTACG CAAAATCAATTACTTCATCGTCTATATCACATGTCTCAGAATGGTCAGGGGTTGGTGATCATGACAGAGTTCACCGGCAGCTATCAGTGTCCAGTGATTCTAAGCTTCTAGATGAGGATATACGAGAAGAAGCACGAGTTATTTTAAGACCACGTCGACCACCTCGACCAAAGTCGGAAGTTTTTCTCGGTCCCGATCCAGGGCCTCGTCGAACCAAAAGATTTTCAGCATTTGGA GGTGACTCACCTTTTGGTAAATCTGAGGGATACATAAAACTAGAACAGTTGGGTGAGGGTTCTTACGCGACTGTATTCAAGGGCTACAGTCATCTCGCAGAGCAAGTTGTCGCGTTAAAAGAAATAAGACTACAGGAGGAAGAAGGCGCTCCATTTACTGCCATTCGGGAGGCGAGTTTATTAAAAGAGCTTAAGCACAGTAATATAGTTACGCTACATGATATCATTCATACCCGAGAAACACTCACTTTTGTATTCGAGTACGTTCACACTGATCTCTCCCAGTATATGGCCAAGTACGGCAGCGGTGGCTTGGATCCACGAAACGTCAGACTCTTTCTCTTCCAGCTTTTGCGTGGACTAGCTTATTGTCATCGCAG aaaaGTGTTACATCGTGATGTAAAGCCTCAGAATCTTTTAATTAGTGAATTAGGAGAATTAAAACTCGCGGATTTTGGATTAGCGAGAGCAAAGTCTGTTCCATCTCATACATATTCGCACGAAGTCGTGACATTGTGGTACAGGCCACCGGATGTACTTTTAGGCTCAACAGAATATTCAACTTCACTGGATATGTGGGGCGTGGGATGTATATTTGTTGAGATGCTCACAGGTGTACCGACATTTCCGGGTGTGCGATGTACCTATGATCAacttgataaaatattcaaaatattggGAACGCCGACAGAAGAAACATGGCCAGGAGTTACGCGACTACCCGGCTATAAACCTCATCGACTAGCATTTTATCCAATTCGTAAACTCGGTCTATCTTTTCCGAAACTTTACGATGTCGCTCAAGGGGATATTATGGCATCCTCACTATTACAACTTAATCCAGACGAACGAGTAGATGCTGAAGAAGCACTTAGACATCCGTACTTCTCTTCTTTACCTAGGAAATTATACGAATTGCCGGATG agGTATCGATATTCTCCGTAGAGGGAATTTATCTTCATACAGAAACCGGAGATACGTACATGGACTCACGTCATACGGCACTCAAAACTTGA
- the LOC103579500 gene encoding cyclin-dependent kinase 14 isoform X2: MYCQDKGSATSKGKEGGTVTMRDKKNGALSRVQKLKKRLSHSFGRLSISKEEADDVANRGPLPYNGFSEEFLDRLERNGNVSGDKDRRYEWSGVGDHDRVHRQLSVSSDSKLLDEDIREEARVILRPRRPPRPKSEVFLGPDPGPRRTKRFSAFGGDSPFGKSEGYIKLEQLGEGSYATVFKGYSHLAEQVVALKEIRLQEEEGAPFTAIREASLLKELKHSNIVTLHDIIHTRETLTFVFEYVHTDLSQYMAKYGSGGLDPRNVRLFLFQLLRGLAYCHRRKVLHRDVKPQNLLISELGELKLADFGLARAKSVPSHTYSHEVVTLWYRPPDVLLGSTEYSTSLDMWGVGCIFVEMLTGVPTFPGVRCTYDQLDKIFKILGTPTEETWPGVTRLPGYKPHRLAFYPIRKLGLSFPKLYDVAQGDIMASSLLQLNPDERVDAEEALRHPYFSSLPRKLYELPDEVSIFSVEGIYLHTETGDTYMDSRHTALKT; encoded by the exons CAATATCAAAAGAAGAGGCTGACGATGTAGCCAATAGAGGGCCGCTTCCGTACAATGGATTTTCGGAAGAATTTTTGGATCGTTTGGAGCGAAATGGTAACGTTTCTGGTGACAAAGACCGTCGTTACG AATGGTCAGGGGTTGGTGATCATGACAGAGTTCACCGGCAGCTATCAGTGTCCAGTGATTCTAAGCTTCTAGATGAGGATATACGAGAAGAAGCACGAGTTATTTTAAGACCACGTCGACCACCTCGACCAAAGTCGGAAGTTTTTCTCGGTCCCGATCCAGGGCCTCGTCGAACCAAAAGATTTTCAGCATTTGGA GGTGACTCACCTTTTGGTAAATCTGAGGGATACATAAAACTAGAACAGTTGGGTGAGGGTTCTTACGCGACTGTATTCAAGGGCTACAGTCATCTCGCAGAGCAAGTTGTCGCGTTAAAAGAAATAAGACTACAGGAGGAAGAAGGCGCTCCATTTACTGCCATTCGGGAGGCGAGTTTATTAAAAGAGCTTAAGCACAGTAATATAGTTACGCTACATGATATCATTCATACCCGAGAAACACTCACTTTTGTATTCGAGTACGTTCACACTGATCTCTCCCAGTATATGGCCAAGTACGGCAGCGGTGGCTTGGATCCACGAAACGTCAGACTCTTTCTCTTCCAGCTTTTGCGTGGACTAGCTTATTGTCATCGCAG aaaaGTGTTACATCGTGATGTAAAGCCTCAGAATCTTTTAATTAGTGAATTAGGAGAATTAAAACTCGCGGATTTTGGATTAGCGAGAGCAAAGTCTGTTCCATCTCATACATATTCGCACGAAGTCGTGACATTGTGGTACAGGCCACCGGATGTACTTTTAGGCTCAACAGAATATTCAACTTCACTGGATATGTGGGGCGTGGGATGTATATTTGTTGAGATGCTCACAGGTGTACCGACATTTCCGGGTGTGCGATGTACCTATGATCAacttgataaaatattcaaaatattggGAACGCCGACAGAAGAAACATGGCCAGGAGTTACGCGACTACCCGGCTATAAACCTCATCGACTAGCATTTTATCCAATTCGTAAACTCGGTCTATCTTTTCCGAAACTTTACGATGTCGCTCAAGGGGATATTATGGCATCCTCACTATTACAACTTAATCCAGACGAACGAGTAGATGCTGAAGAAGCACTTAGACATCCGTACTTCTCTTCTTTACCTAGGAAATTATACGAATTGCCGGATG agGTATCGATATTCTCCGTAGAGGGAATTTATCTTCATACAGAAACCGGAGATACGTACATGGACTCACGTCATACGGCACTCAAAACTTGA
- the LOC103579499 gene encoding puromycin-sensitive aminopeptidase isoform X1 — protein sequence MIYRFICYTFNNHIIFNNNNKKYLSELTSAIFKKTMATVEKKPFYRLPENIRPRHYEITLVPDIDKFTFKGCQSVEIEVKEATDKIVLNSLDIDISSVTFKNDKGTSLKAAKIDLLPEDETAVLTFPEKLPVGKTGCLNFDFVGQINDKMKGLYRSKYHGGKSNESAAVTYLCPTSARRVFPCWDEPKIKATFSLKIVVPLSKRLVALSNMPVEKVEKKGELEILKFQKTPVMSTYLVAVVIGEFDYLEDKTVDGTVVRVYTPKSKQEQGRFALEVATKVLPYYNKYFGISYPLPKMDLIAIADFSAGAMENWGLVTYRETCLLVDPQNTSAASKQWIALVVGHELAHQWFGNLVTMEWWTHLWLNEGYASFVEFLCVAHLFPEYDIWTQFVTDTHIKALELDGLKNSHPIEVPVGHPTEIDEIFDDISYNKGASVIRMLHSYIGDEDFRKGMNLYLKRHSYANAETEDLWAALEEMSNKPVGDVMSTWTKQQGFPVIKVEQRQQGNDRVLVLSQEKFLADGSVDKEDYLWMIPLSVSTSKSPNDVALTTVMSEKNKEIIIKDVPEGSWVKINPGTIGFYRTRYDSQALSLLMPAIKDRTLPPLDRLGLFDDLFAMVQAGHTSTVDVLKCMQAFQYEDNYTVWCSIVSSLGKIGILLGHLDIYDNFKAYGRSLLKDITKKLGWEPKENESHLDNLLRSLVLGRMAVLKDTDIIEEAKRRFDLHVTKKSILAADLRTPVYRAVLSVGDVNTYETMLKLYDEADLHEEKDRILRALGTIQDENLLSKVLDFSMSDKVRAQDTVFAIMSVAMNSKGRDLAWEFFKNNWKPLMNRYDGGFLLSRLVKHTTENFVTEERAMEIEEFFKKNPTPGSERTVQQSMENIRLNAAWLARDQASIESFFKNNSY from the exons ATGATATATAGATTCATTTgttatacatttaataatcatattatatttaataataataataaaaaatacttaagcGAATTAACATCAGcgatattcaaaaaaacaatggctacagtagaaaaaaaaccgttttatCGTTTACCTGAAAATATTCGTCCTCGTCATTACGAAATAACCCTAGTTCCAGATATTGATAAGTTTACTTTCAAAGGATGTCAATCTGTCGAAATAGAG GTGAAAGAAGCAACTGATAAAATAGTATTGAACTCATTGGATATCGATATAAGCAGCGTTACGTTCAAAAATGACAAAGGAACGAGTCTCAAAGCGGCAAAAATAGATCTGCTGCCAGAAGATGAAACTGCTGTTTTAACTTTCCCTGAAAAACTTCCGGTTGGAAAAACTGGttgtttgaattttgattttgtcggccagataaatgataaaatgaaGGGATTGTATCGCAGCAAATATCATGG CGGGAAAAGTAATGAATCAGCTGCCGTGACTTATCTATGTCCGACTTCAGCACGTAGAGTATTTCCTTGTTGGGATGAgccaaaaataaaagcaaCATTTAGCTTGAAAATAGTTGTTCCATTATCTAAAAGACTAGTCGCATTATCTAACATG cCAGTAGAAAAAGTCGAGAAGAAGGGcgaattagaaattttaaaattccaaaaaaccCCAGTGATGTCAACGTACCTAGTAGCAGTAGTCATCGGGGAGTTTGATTACTTGGAAGACAAAACCGTGGACGGAACGGTAGTGAGAGTTTACACTCCGAAATCCAAACAAGAACAAGGACGATTTGCCTTAGAAGTAGCGACTAAAGTACTGCCATACTACAACAAATACTTTGGAATATCTTACCCACTACCAAAAATGGACCTCATCGCCATCGCTGATTTTTCCGCGGGAGCCATGGAAAATTGGGGCCTAGTTACTTACAGAGAGACTTGTCTGCTAGTCGACCCACAGAACACATCAGCAGCCTCAAAGCAGTGGATCGCTCTGGTGGTAGGACACGAGTTGGCTCATCAATGGTTCGGCAACCTGGTAACCATGGAATGGTGGACCCACTTGTGGCTCAACGAAGGCTACGCCTCATTCGTCGAATTTCTTTGCGTCGCTCACTTGTTCCCCGAGTACGACATCTGGACTCAGTTCGTCACCGACACCCACATCAAAGCCCTAGAGCTTGATGGTCTCAAAAACAGTCACCCGATCGAAGTACCCGTGGGTCACCCCACAGAAATAGACGAAATCTTCGACGACATTTCTTACAACAAAGGCGCTAGTGTCATTCGCATGCTGCACTCCTACATCGGCGACGAAGATTTCCGCAAGGGTATGAATCTATACCTCAAACGTCACAGTTACGCGAATGCAGAGACGGAAGATCTCTGGGCAGCCTTGGAAGAAATGAGCAACAAACCAGTCGGTGATGTCATGTCGACCTGGACAAAGCAACAAGGATTTCCTGTCATAAAAGTTGAGCAACGTCAGCAAGGCAACGACAGAGTACTGGTTCTATCTCAGGAAAAATTCCTCGCTGATGGTTCCGTTGATAAAGAAGATTATCTATGGATGATACCATTGAGTGTCAGTACATCAAAGTCACCAAATGATGTTGCGCTTACGACAGTaatgagtgaaaaaaataaagaaataataataaaagatgtACCAGAAGGTTCATGGGTTAAAATAAATCCCGGTACCATTGGATTTTACCGCACGCGTTATGATTCGCAAGCGCTCTCTTTACTTATGCCGGCAATTAAAGACCGCACTTTACCGCCACTAGATCGACTTGGACTTTTTGATGATCTCTTTGCAATGGTCCAGGCCGGTCATACATCAACTGTTGATGTACTTAAATGTATGCAAGCTTTCCAGTATGAAGACAATTATACTGTGTGGTGCAGCATCGTCAGTAGTTTAGGAAAAATAGGAATTTTATTGGGACATCttgatatttatgataatttcaAAGCTTACGGTCGGTCATTATTGAAGGACATCACCAAGAAATTAGGATGGGAGCCGAAAGAAAATGAAAGTCACCTGGACAATTTGCTGAGGTCACTGGTCTTGGGCAGAATGGCTGTGCTGAAAGACACGGACATTATCGAAGAAGCCAAGAGACGATTCGATCTCCATGTCACGAAAAAGTCAATCCTGGCTGCTGATCTGAGGACTCCTGTTTACCGCGCGGTGCTTTCTGTTGGTGACGTCAATACTTACGAGACAATGCTCAAGTTGTACGACGAAGCTGATTTGCATGAAGAGAAGGACAGAATACTAAGGGCATTGGGAACAATTCAGGATGAAAATCTTCTGTCAAAAGTCCTAGATTTTTCAATGAGTGACAAAGTACGTGCTCAGGATACTGTATTTGCTATAATGTCTGTTGCTATGAACTCAAAAGGACGCGATTTAGCCTgggagtttttcaaaaataattggaaGCCGCTGATGAATCGCTACGACGGTGGGTTTTTGTTGTCGAGACTCGTTAAACATAccactgaaaattttgttaccgAAGAACGTGCCATGGAAATTGAGGAATTCTTCAAGAAAAATCCTACACCTGGTTCTGAGAGAACGGTGCAACAGAGCATGGAAAATATTAGACTTAATGCAGCTTGGCTGGCTCGAGATCAAGCTTCTATTGAatcgtttttcaaaaataattcgtattaa
- the LOC103579499 gene encoding puromycin-sensitive aminopeptidase isoform X2 — protein MIYRFICYTFNNHIIFNNNNKKYLSELTSAIFKKTMATVEKKPFYRLPENIRPRHYEITLVPDIDKFTFKGCQSVEIEVKEATDKIVLNSLDIDISSVTFKNDKGTSLKAAKIDLLPEDETAVLTFPEKLPVGKTGCLNFDFVGQINDKMKGLYRSKYHGADGSVKYAAVTQFEATDARRCFPCWDEPSVKSTFGITLQIPAGYTALSNMPVEKVEKKGELEILKFQKTPVMSTYLVAVVIGEFDYLEDKTVDGTVVRVYTPKSKQEQGRFALEVATKVLPYYNKYFGISYPLPKMDLIAIADFSAGAMENWGLVTYRETCLLVDPQNTSAASKQWIALVVGHELAHQWFGNLVTMEWWTHLWLNEGYASFVEFLCVAHLFPEYDIWTQFVTDTHIKALELDGLKNSHPIEVPVGHPTEIDEIFDDISYNKGASVIRMLHSYIGDEDFRKGMNLYLKRHSYANAETEDLWAALEEMSNKPVGDVMSTWTKQQGFPVIKVEQRQQGNDRVLVLSQEKFLADGSVDKEDYLWMIPLSVSTSKSPNDVALTTVMSEKNKEIIIKDVPEGSWVKINPGTIGFYRTRYDSQALSLLMPAIKDRTLPPLDRLGLFDDLFAMVQAGHTSTVDVLKCMQAFQYEDNYTVWCSIVSSLGKIGILLGHLDIYDNFKAYGRSLLKDITKKLGWEPKENESHLDNLLRSLVLGRMAVLKDTDIIEEAKRRFDLHVTKKSILAADLRTPVYRAVLSVGDVNTYETMLKLYDEADLHEEKDRILRALGTIQDENLLSKVLDFSMSDKVRAQDTVFAIMSVAMNSKGRDLAWEFFKNNWKPLMNRYDGGFLLSRLVKHTTENFVTEERAMEIEEFFKKNPTPGSERTVQQSMENIRLNAAWLARDQASIESFFKNNSY, from the exons ATGATATATAGATTCATTTgttatacatttaataatcatattatatttaataataataataaaaaatacttaagcGAATTAACATCAGcgatattcaaaaaaacaatggctacagtagaaaaaaaaccgttttatCGTTTACCTGAAAATATTCGTCCTCGTCATTACGAAATAACCCTAGTTCCAGATATTGATAAGTTTACTTTCAAAGGATGTCAATCTGTCGAAATAGAG GTGAAAGAAGCAACTGATAAAATAGTATTGAACTCATTGGATATCGATATAAGCAGCGTTACGTTCAAAAATGACAAAGGAACGAGTCTCAAAGCGGCAAAAATAGATCTGCTGCCAGAAGATGAAACTGCTGTTTTAACTTTCCCTGAAAAACTTCCGGTTGGAAAAACTGGttgtttgaattttgattttgtcggccagataaatgataaaatgaaGGGATTGTATCGCAGCAAATATCATGG AGCTGACGGGAGCGTTAAATATGCAGCGGTGACGCAATTCGAAGCGACAGATGCGAGACGTTGCTTTCCCTGCTGGGATGAGCCGTCAGTTAAATCCACGTTCGGTATTACACTTCAAATACCAGCTGGTTACACGGCCCTTTCGAACATG cCAGTAGAAAAAGTCGAGAAGAAGGGcgaattagaaattttaaaattccaaaaaaccCCAGTGATGTCAACGTACCTAGTAGCAGTAGTCATCGGGGAGTTTGATTACTTGGAAGACAAAACCGTGGACGGAACGGTAGTGAGAGTTTACACTCCGAAATCCAAACAAGAACAAGGACGATTTGCCTTAGAAGTAGCGACTAAAGTACTGCCATACTACAACAAATACTTTGGAATATCTTACCCACTACCAAAAATGGACCTCATCGCCATCGCTGATTTTTCCGCGGGAGCCATGGAAAATTGGGGCCTAGTTACTTACAGAGAGACTTGTCTGCTAGTCGACCCACAGAACACATCAGCAGCCTCAAAGCAGTGGATCGCTCTGGTGGTAGGACACGAGTTGGCTCATCAATGGTTCGGCAACCTGGTAACCATGGAATGGTGGACCCACTTGTGGCTCAACGAAGGCTACGCCTCATTCGTCGAATTTCTTTGCGTCGCTCACTTGTTCCCCGAGTACGACATCTGGACTCAGTTCGTCACCGACACCCACATCAAAGCCCTAGAGCTTGATGGTCTCAAAAACAGTCACCCGATCGAAGTACCCGTGGGTCACCCCACAGAAATAGACGAAATCTTCGACGACATTTCTTACAACAAAGGCGCTAGTGTCATTCGCATGCTGCACTCCTACATCGGCGACGAAGATTTCCGCAAGGGTATGAATCTATACCTCAAACGTCACAGTTACGCGAATGCAGAGACGGAAGATCTCTGGGCAGCCTTGGAAGAAATGAGCAACAAACCAGTCGGTGATGTCATGTCGACCTGGACAAAGCAACAAGGATTTCCTGTCATAAAAGTTGAGCAACGTCAGCAAGGCAACGACAGAGTACTGGTTCTATCTCAGGAAAAATTCCTCGCTGATGGTTCCGTTGATAAAGAAGATTATCTATGGATGATACCATTGAGTGTCAGTACATCAAAGTCACCAAATGATGTTGCGCTTACGACAGTaatgagtgaaaaaaataaagaaataataataaaagatgtACCAGAAGGTTCATGGGTTAAAATAAATCCCGGTACCATTGGATTTTACCGCACGCGTTATGATTCGCAAGCGCTCTCTTTACTTATGCCGGCAATTAAAGACCGCACTTTACCGCCACTAGATCGACTTGGACTTTTTGATGATCTCTTTGCAATGGTCCAGGCCGGTCATACATCAACTGTTGATGTACTTAAATGTATGCAAGCTTTCCAGTATGAAGACAATTATACTGTGTGGTGCAGCATCGTCAGTAGTTTAGGAAAAATAGGAATTTTATTGGGACATCttgatatttatgataatttcaAAGCTTACGGTCGGTCATTATTGAAGGACATCACCAAGAAATTAGGATGGGAGCCGAAAGAAAATGAAAGTCACCTGGACAATTTGCTGAGGTCACTGGTCTTGGGCAGAATGGCTGTGCTGAAAGACACGGACATTATCGAAGAAGCCAAGAGACGATTCGATCTCCATGTCACGAAAAAGTCAATCCTGGCTGCTGATCTGAGGACTCCTGTTTACCGCGCGGTGCTTTCTGTTGGTGACGTCAATACTTACGAGACAATGCTCAAGTTGTACGACGAAGCTGATTTGCATGAAGAGAAGGACAGAATACTAAGGGCATTGGGAACAATTCAGGATGAAAATCTTCTGTCAAAAGTCCTAGATTTTTCAATGAGTGACAAAGTACGTGCTCAGGATACTGTATTTGCTATAATGTCTGTTGCTATGAACTCAAAAGGACGCGATTTAGCCTgggagtttttcaaaaataattggaaGCCGCTGATGAATCGCTACGACGGTGGGTTTTTGTTGTCGAGACTCGTTAAACATAccactgaaaattttgttaccgAAGAACGTGCCATGGAAATTGAGGAATTCTTCAAGAAAAATCCTACACCTGGTTCTGAGAGAACGGTGCAACAGAGCATGGAAAATATTAGACTTAATGCAGCTTGGCTGGCTCGAGATCAAGCTTCTATTGAatcgtttttcaaaaataattcgtattaa
- the LOC103579498 gene encoding DNA-binding protein inhibitor ID-3, translating into MKAMVVSPIGGRVPPTRGIINSNLGINGTRRDLEAEEVAAYLTKLRSLVPDMPRKRKLSKLEVIQRVIEYICDLQTTLEETNIHNSDSGNNNNNNNNNIRMSTTTTTTSSSANSQINKSTIRQPLQPLLNSATSSVSAIAAIER; encoded by the coding sequence atgaaGGCAATGGTCGTTAGCCCGATTGGCGGACGCGTACCACCAACACGTGGAataattaacagtaatttGGGAATAAATGGAACAAGACGTGATTTAGAAGCTGAAGAAGTTGCAGCCTATCTCACTAAATTGAGGTCTTTGGTTCCCGACATGCCACGTAAGAGAAAACTTTCGAAACTCGAAGTTATCCAGAGGGTCATCGAGTATATCTGTGACTTACAGACAACTCTTGAAGAAACAAATATCCATAATTCTGACAgtggcaataataataataataataataataatataaggatgtcaacaacaacaacaacaacatcgTCATCAGCAAAtagtcaaattaataaatcgacaATTAGACAACCACTGCAGCCACTTTTAAATTCAGCCACTTCAAGTGTTTCGGCAATAGCTGCGATTGAACGGTGA